Part of the Sodalinema gerasimenkoae IPPAS B-353 genome is shown below.
TTGAAGTCGTAGGGATTCGGCGCGATCGCGGGCAGCGGCGGCGGAGCAATTGGGTAGGAAAATAACAAATTCTTCGCCCCCCCAGCGTCCTAAGATGTCCTGAGGGGTCAGTTGAGATTCTAAGACTCGTGCCACTTCTTGGAGGACGCGATCGCCCACGTCATGACCATGATTATCATTGATTTTCTTGAAATAATCAATATCTAATAAAATTAGGGTAGCCTGATGTCGCTGTGCTTTTTTTAGCTTCCTCTCCAGCCGTCGAGCGGTTGCACCTCGATTAAAAATTTGGGTTAAAAAATCTATTTCTGCTAAATGATGCAGTTCGGCATACATCCGTTGACTGACCATAATTACAAAAAAACCATTGCGAAGAAAATCAATAACAAACAAAGACAAAAATGTAAAAGCATTGGCAATTGTTTCATCGATAATAGATTGAGTTGTTCCGTCTCTAATTAAAATAATGCGCATAATAAATACCCAAAATCCCACACCTAAAACCAATTCAAGACTCCGAGAAGTTGCGCGAAAACTGATTATTTTAGAGTTTTGAATATACTGGAAGCCAATTGCATATATTCCAGCTATTGGCACTAAAATAAAAACGTTACGCCAGAAATAGTTGTCGTCATAATAAACCCAGTAAATTTGGAAGAATAGAATTAGTGTGACAGCAAATAGCCAATACGAATAATTGATTTTACGGCTTAAGAACTGACCGATACCGATGATATGCAAACAGATGGCACTAAAAAGGACAATGTTATTGATCAGGCGAAGTTCTGGGGAGGGAAAAAATAGACTCCTCACTAAAAAACCGACAAATGACAAGCTAGATAGCAAAGTCCCCAGGACATAAGTGGACATTCCTTTGTATTGATTAGCCGAAATCCAAAGAACTACCAGCACAGCTGCTTGAAGTAATGAGGATATTGCAATCATCAAGATCATCGTATCTGGATTAAAGAATGTCATTGACCTTTTACCCCCAATATCTCTTCTCCATTATCCATCATCTCCGCCGATGGCTGCTAGAGCGGTTAGCTGACTGTCATCTCTCTCGCGTTAGGGCGGTGAAGGGGGGCAAGCCG
Proteins encoded:
- a CDS encoding GGDEF domain-containing protein → MTFFNPDTMILMIAISSLLQAAVLVVLWISANQYKGMSTYVLGTLLSSLSFVGFLVRSLFFPSPELRLINNIVLFSAICLHIIGIGQFLSRKINYSYWLFAVTLILFFQIYWVYYDDNYFWRNVFILVPIAGIYAIGFQYIQNSKIISFRATSRSLELVLGVGFWVFIMRIILIRDGTTQSIIDETIANAFTFLSLFVIDFLRNGFFVIMVSQRMYAELHHLAEIDFLTQIFNRGATARRLERKLKKAQRHQATLILLDIDYFKKINDNHGHDVGDRVLQEVARVLESQLTPQDILGRWGGEEFVIFLPNCSAAAARDRAESLRLQVEKNTVDYVIKTLRCTISLGVVTAPLGHYPLDTLLKQADLALYQAKENGRNRAEYVIL